The Patescibacteria group bacterium DNA segment TATTCCATCAGACCACACCATTACGTTCAAAACGCCATCCACGATTTCAAACGGCACACTTACGCTCTATTTGCGGAATGTTGTTGCGGCAACAGGTATGGACGCACTTGTCGTAGGAGATATTGATCTTTCACATGGCGCAACACTTGCAAGCCAAACTGACTATACACTCGCTGCCGCCGCTGGAAACAACCAATGGGGAGTTGCTATCAACACAACAACAAAAACCATCCAATTTACCTACCCGACAGGCGGGGCTACACAGATTGCCGCACAAGAGTATGTCATGGTAAAAATCGGAAAAAATGCCACAGGGGGAAACAGCAATAATCAAATGGTAAATAGCTCAAATATCGCCACGCGTACATTTTCGATCGTTGCTCAACCGACAGGTGGCGCAGCAGCACACGTGGGTATTGGGTATGCGCGAGGCGGCGCCCTGTCCTATGCTACTTCATCGTTTCCGCCGAAAAATGTCAGTGCGACAGCGGGGAGTTCATCGCAAGTAAGTATTGCATGGGATGTAGTAACGGGGGCTAGTGGATACAATGTGTACCGCAGCTCATCGACGGATGGTACGTATACACGCATTGGCAGCGATCCAAGCGTATCGAGCGGCACCACGACGGGATATTCGGATACTGCTCTTACAGCATCGACCACATACTTCTATAGAGTTACGGCTATTATCGCAAGTGTTGAGACGGGACAATCTTCCACGTCGTCGGCTACGACCCAAGCAGCCGTAACGGGAGGAACGCCCTCTGTCGGCGGTATTACAGGCGGATCAACAGGCGCGAGCTCTAGTGGAGCAACAAGTAGTGGAACAGGGACTGCATCGAGCACAGGCACAAGCGGAACTGGCACAAGCACGTCTGGCACCACATCGACCGCAACAACAGGCACACAATCAACTCAAACAGCATCCACGGCACCAGCTCCGGCAGCACAGCAGCCAGCAGCATCTCCGCCACCTCCTCCTGCTGAATTATCAGCAACGGCAAGCGGGGAAGTTACAAACTTATCCGTTAAATTTTCTTGCACCGGCTCCGGTGGAGCATCGCCGTATAGCTCTCATGTGTGGTCATTTGGTGATAAATCAACCGGTACGGGTATAGTGGTTACCCATATTTATGCTGCACCGGGAAGCTATACGTCTACCTGTACACTTAAGGATTCTACAGGAAAGTCAGTAAGCGGTTCGGTAACAGTTCAACCGGTGCAGGAATTATCGGTCACCGCGACTGCAAAAACTACAAATCTTTTAGCGTCATTTACATGTAGCGCATCAGGCGGCACAACGTCTTACGTTTCGTATGCATGGGATTTTGGCGATGGCGCAACAGGTACAGAATCAAGCACAACTCATAATTATAAATCTGCCGGCAGCTACTCAGCTCTGTGTACAGTGAAAGATTCGGTTGGTAAAACTGCAAGTGGATCGGTGCCGGTGCAGGCGAGCGAGCTGCTAAGCGCAAGTGCAACGGCAAGTGGCATTGAACTTGATGCGTCATTCATCTGCACAGCCGGTGGAGGCAATCCCCCCTACGCATTCGTATGGGATTTTGGCGATGGAGCAACCGGTAAAGATGCAACCGTAAAGCACACATATACAAAAGCTGGTCTTTACAGTGCTCTATGTACCGTGGCAGACGCCAAAGCGAACAAAACAACTGCGTCAGCTAAAGTGGGTATTGTTGAACCGCTTTCATTTCTTGATGCAGGCATTAAATTAAGCGGCGACGCAGGTACTCCACTTGTAAGAGCGATTGCCGATTACCCTGTTGAGGGGAAGGGATTGGATATTTATGGCAGTTGTACATCCAAAGGTGGTGTTGCTCCCTATTCGTATCTGTGGAATTTTGGAGACACGAGCTCTTCTACTGTCAATAATCCAATCCATACCTATCGTGATGAAGGAAAGCTCTACACAAAAGAAGCATCCTGTACTATTTCTGATGCGCGAGGGAAATCTATCACAAGTCCGATCTTTACCATTACGCTTAAAGAATTATTGCGAGTGAAAGCGGCTGTCATTCCACCTAAAGACCGCACAACAATCACCACCGACCTGCCGGCAAGCCTCTCCTGTGCTGCAAGCGGCGGCGTTACGCCTTATACATATAGCTGGAAGGCAGTGCAACTTGATGAAACCGGTAGACAGATTAAGGAATTATCAGGCATGGCTTCAAGCGCGTCGCAAGAGTATCTCTTCAGCGAAGCCGGAACATATAGTATTACATGCACTGTCCAAGATAAGGATAAACGGCAGAGTTCTAATACGGCCACTATTGGGGTCGCTAAAGTAGAGCTTGCACAGGAATTGAAACAATCCGTAGAAGAGGTGAAAAAAGAAATTGATACGGCGGTTAATACTGCCGCAGCAAAAGCCATTGATGAGATTAAAGCAGCGGCACCGCCGCCGGCACCGCCTGTTAAGTCGGGAAACCAAATTTCCGAAACAGTAACTCCTGTGAGCGGAGGCACTAGTGGAGGATCAAGTGCAGTAGCTGGAAGCGCTCAAGGCCCGCAGCCTGCAGCGCCTGCCGCCTACCAAGCCCAATCCTCACTTTTTGTTGGAACTTCAAGTGGCTCCACACCGGAAATAGCACCTATAGTACCCGCTCCTCCGGCCGGCGCTTCAGAGGCTGCTCCGAATGTTTCTCAAAATTCAGTAAGATTGACCATTTCCACGTCTGCTCCCGTGACGGGGTCTCTCTGTCAGCAAGTAGCAATAAAAAATGCAGAACATGCTCCGGAAATGTTTGTGTGGTTCTGTCCGAGTGCTGATCGGCAGACACAGAGTCAGCCACTTGGTTTGTTTGACCACATAAAGCTTGCGGCCCGCGATGCATGGTATGGCCTCAAGAGGCTTGCTCTTGGAACCGACCAGTCAAAAGTGAGCCTTACCTCAACTAAAAAGAAATCACTTTCTCAAGTGCAGGCAATTTCTTTGGACATCGATCAAGGGCTTATGGGTACACTTAGTTCATCATTGGAAAAACAGCTCGCAGCAGAATCGAAAAAATTGTTAGCTGCAAAAGTAAAACGCGCAACCCCTCAACAGCTTGTAAAATTATCTGCCGCAATCAAGCTCGTTGTTCAATCAGGATTGCAAAAAATAGAACTCTATTCCTTTGATGGTGCTCGGTTGGGGGATGTGACTGGAGCAACGGATTTCAGTAGCGTCTTGGTTGTCAAAAAAAGTTTGGGCGGACGCATTATTGAAATCATAGCTCCCCAACAGATAGCGCCCGGTGCAGTTGCGGAAACAATCAGTAAGAGCGATATATTTTTTGCAAGCAATCTTCGAGAACGGAGCAATGAGCAAATAACAACCATTCAAAAAGAATTCAATAAACTTGCCCAAAAAGCATATGCTGAAGGATTGATTGCATTGCGTAAGCGGTACGCTAAAGAAATTGCTCTTTCCTCGGATGTTGATGATGCGTTGCAAAAGACCATCATTCAGCGCCTCAAAGATCCGAGTGTTCAAAAGCAGCTCATTGATCTTGCGCGAAGCACCGTAGTGCAACAAGTGGTGACAGGCGCAGCGGCAGAAGCTGTGCAAGACGAGGAACCGGTTGTTCCCGGCCAACAACCCACCCTCTCTCAACTTCTCCATACCCCTGATAGTATTACCATTGCGCCGCTTAATCAGGGTCAGGCAGAGAAGCTTCTTAAGCAAGAACTTGTTGTTCCCGGTTTTCCCGGAGCAAAACCGCTACCGAATCAAATTAAAGAAGTGAGCGTTCTGGATGAGAATAGTAACGGTCTTAT contains these protein-coding regions:
- a CDS encoding PKD domain-containing protein, whose translation is MRMLKIAGFFLVLGSLALAGRFASAAELINVTYTLQPSTASIPSDHTITFKTPSTISNGTLTLYLRNVVAATGMDALVVGDIDLSHGATLASQTDYTLAAAAGNNQWGVAINTTTKTIQFTYPTGGATQIAAQEYVMVKIGKNATGGNSNNQMVNSSNIATRTFSIVAQPTGGAAAHVGIGYARGGALSYATSSFPPKNVSATAGSSSQVSIAWDVVTGASGYNVYRSSSTDGTYTRIGSDPSVSSGTTTGYSDTALTASTTYFYRVTAIIASVETGQSSTSSATTQAAVTGGTPSVGGITGGSTGASSSGATSSGTGTASSTGTSGTGTSTSGTTSTATTGTQSTQTASTAPAPAAQQPAASPPPPPAELSATASGEVTNLSVKFSCTGSGGASPYSSHVWSFGDKSTGTGIVVTHIYAAPGSYTSTCTLKDSTGKSVSGSVTVQPVQELSVTATAKTTNLLASFTCSASGGTTSYVSYAWDFGDGATGTESSTTHNYKSAGSYSALCTVKDSVGKTASGSVPVQASELLSASATASGIELDASFICTAGGGNPPYAFVWDFGDGATGKDATVKHTYTKAGLYSALCTVADAKANKTTASAKVGIVEPLSFLDAGIKLSGDAGTPLVRAIADYPVEGKGLDIYGSCTSKGGVAPYSYLWNFGDTSSSTVNNPIHTYRDEGKLYTKEASCTISDARGKSITSPIFTITLKELLRVKAAVIPPKDRTTITTDLPASLSCAASGGVTPYTYSWKAVQLDETGRQIKELSGMASSASQEYLFSEAGTYSITCTVQDKDKRQSSNTATIGVAKVELAQELKQSVEEVKKEIDTAVNTAAAKAIDEIKAAAPPPAPPVKSGNQISETVTPVSGGTSGGSSAVAGSAQGPQPAAPAAYQAQSSLFVGTSSGSTPEIAPIVPAPPAGASEAAPNVSQNSVRLTISTSAPVTGSLCQQVAIKNAEHAPEMFVWFCPSADRQTQSQPLGLFDHIKLAARDAWYGLKRLALGTDQSKVSLTSTKKKSLSQVQAISLDIDQGLMGTLSSSLEKQLAAESKKLLAAKVKRATPQQLVKLSAAIKLVVQSGLQKIELYSFDGARLGDVTGATDFSSVLVVKKSLGGRIIEIIAPQQIAPGAVAETISKSDIFFASNLRERSNEQITTIQKEFNKLAQKAYAEGLIALRKRYAKEIALSSDVDDALQKTIIQRLKDPSVQKQLIDLARSTVVQQVVTGAAAEAVQDEEPVVPGQQPTLSQLLHTPDSITIAPLNQGQAEKLLKQELVVPGFPGAKPLPNQIKEVSVLDENSNGLIKLPSPMKLTMCWDDTILNAMNISIDPMNPSRSMCIAHFDPLTGTGTCEKAVFDMAAKCATTEVDSVSIFALFGKSGTAKQEESLDQKPQVDITVMPSVRLRLVESLIDSDDLGIHQQEEAVNPSELAGNIYIAPSTQLSLCISPNAFLKKVKGINVSIGSKTYPLAYEQSRLCFSGKLTVPSDQGAKKVQMRIVYIDDQVQIITLNTVVTNKLQAIILNQIALPVSEVSKIIAAVNEQVKETVEVAQSALQTTAVAAAPVVAVANPAVLTNTVNWYHYLNHLFSWLFSILGFRKRRKPWGVVYDAAAKEPIDLAVVRLFDKKTNKLVETQVTDKHGRFSFLTTPGTYSLSIAKPPYTFPSTIVTKTVDGEYANIYRQQDITISNPDQVMSMSIPLDPPSRERVKGLTPVQQVNQFLKQHSSGSLIVGLVISAALAFYTPGVVNGTLFVLNGIYVFFQLTIMGRTEKPWGIVFSAATLEPVPLAAISIIDAKENKVLRTRLTDYYGRFNFLTPPGMYSVLVSKDAYQFPIPESMNIPKYHHIYRGGTMRIKKEKGYIKINVPLIPKSSSSASPKKSPPSSTPQSAAA